Proteins from one Mycobacterium adipatum genomic window:
- a CDS encoding winged helix-turn-helix transcriptional regulator: protein MLELLLLTVDPHPDTVLPSLSLLAHNVRTAPTEVSSLLEAGTADVAIVDARTDLAAARGLCRLLGTTGTSIPVVAVVNEGGLVAVNVEWGLDEILLPGTGPAEIDARLRLLIGRRGGVADQESVGKVTLGELVIDEGTYTARLRGRPLDLTYKEFELLKYLAQHAGRVFTRAQLLQEVWGYDFFGGTRTVDVHVRRLRAKLGPEYEALIGTVRNVGYKAVRPARGRAPAPAADELEDTDDYDGELDTDLGESDFGSAAGSFGPLHSQ, encoded by the coding sequence ATATTGGAACTCTTACTTCTGACCGTCGACCCCCATCCGGACACCGTGCTGCCTTCGCTGTCCCTGCTGGCCCACAATGTCCGCACGGCGCCCACCGAGGTGTCGTCCCTGCTCGAGGCCGGGACGGCCGACGTGGCGATCGTCGACGCGCGCACCGACCTGGCCGCCGCGCGCGGCCTGTGCCGCCTGCTGGGCACCACCGGGACCTCGATCCCGGTGGTGGCCGTGGTGAACGAGGGCGGGCTGGTTGCCGTCAACGTGGAATGGGGTCTCGACGAGATTCTGCTGCCCGGCACCGGGCCCGCCGAGATCGATGCGCGGCTGCGGCTGCTGATCGGGCGCCGGGGCGGGGTCGCCGACCAGGAGAGCGTGGGCAAGGTGACCCTCGGTGAACTCGTCATCGACGAGGGCACCTACACCGCACGGCTGCGTGGTCGCCCGCTGGACCTGACCTACAAGGAGTTCGAGCTCCTCAAGTACCTCGCCCAGCACGCCGGCCGGGTGTTCACCCGGGCTCAGCTGCTCCAGGAGGTGTGGGGGTACGACTTCTTCGGTGGTACCCGCACCGTCGACGTGCACGTGCGACGGTTGCGCGCCAAGCTCGGCCCCGAGTACGAAGCGCTGATCGGCACCGTCCGCAACGTCGGTTACAAGGCCGTGCGGCCGGCGCGCGGGCGTGCGCCGGCACCGGCGGCCGACGAACTCGAAGACACCGACGATTACGACGGCGAGCTCGACACAGACCTTGGCGAATCTGATTTCGGTTCGGCCGCAGGCTCTTTCGGTCCGCTGCACAGCCAGTGA
- the mshD gene encoding mycothiol synthase has translation MIEWRTGLSADDQAQITGIIAAATTVDGVAPVGDQVLRELVRDDTRHLLARDGRTVVGYLNLAPEMAEAVVHPDARRRGFGAELVRTALAAGGPQTRIWAHGDLAPARALAATLGLHPVRELLQMRRSLADLPSYQAAHEIRGYAGPADDAELLRVNNAAFSWHPEQGGWTEADLDERRGESWFDPAGLFLAYEGSRLLGFHWTKVHGPTLGEVYVVGVDPAAQGRGLGAELTLRGLHHLADRLGPEADVTLYVEGDNTAAVKTYRRLGFDVFSADIAYAGGSGAAVGVEHHA, from the coding sequence GTGATCGAGTGGCGGACCGGGCTCTCGGCCGACGATCAGGCCCAGATCACCGGTATCATCGCCGCGGCCACCACCGTGGACGGGGTTGCCCCGGTGGGTGATCAGGTGCTGCGCGAGCTGGTTCGCGATGACACGCGGCACCTGTTGGCCCGCGACGGGCGCACCGTGGTCGGCTACCTGAACCTGGCGCCCGAGATGGCCGAGGCGGTGGTGCACCCGGACGCCCGGCGCCGCGGCTTCGGCGCCGAGCTGGTCCGCACCGCGCTGGCCGCCGGCGGGCCGCAGACCAGAATCTGGGCGCACGGCGACCTGGCGCCGGCCAGAGCGCTGGCCGCCACGCTGGGCCTGCACCCGGTGCGTGAGCTGCTCCAGATGCGCCGGTCGTTGGCCGATCTGCCGAGTTACCAGGCGGCACATGAGATCCGCGGCTATGCCGGACCGGCAGACGACGCCGAGTTGCTCCGCGTCAACAACGCGGCGTTCTCCTGGCATCCCGAGCAGGGCGGCTGGACCGAAGCCGATCTCGACGAGCGTCGCGGCGAATCCTGGTTCGACCCGGCCGGTCTGTTCCTGGCCTACGAAGGGTCCAGGCTGCTCGGCTTCCACTGGACGAAGGTGCACGGGCCGACCCTCGGCGAGGTGTACGTGGTCGGGGTGGACCCCGCCGCGCAGGGCCGGGGTCTGGGTGCCGAACTGACGTTGCGTGGGCTGCATCATCTCGCCGACCGACTGGGCCCCGAGGCCGACGTCACGCTGTATGTGGAGGGTGACAACACGGCCGCGGTGAAGACGTATCGGCGGCTGGGGTTTGACGTCTTCAGTGCCGATATTGCGTATGCGGGCGGTTCAGGTGCAGCAGTCGGGGTCGAGCACCACGCATAG
- a CDS encoding Rv2640c family ArsR-like transcriptional regulator → MPKSLPLVDMSAPVCCAPVAAGPMSDEAALEVALRLKALADPARVKLMSLLFSSPTAEANSSDLADAVGLSESTVSHHLSQLRKAGLVTSERRGMSVFHTVRREAVAALCVVLDPDCCT, encoded by the coding sequence ATGCCGAAGTCCTTGCCGCTGGTCGACATGTCCGCACCGGTGTGTTGCGCACCCGTGGCCGCGGGCCCGATGAGTGACGAGGCGGCGCTGGAGGTCGCGCTGCGCCTCAAGGCGCTCGCCGATCCCGCGCGGGTCAAGCTGATGTCATTGCTGTTCAGCAGTCCGACCGCGGAGGCCAACAGCAGCGATCTCGCCGACGCCGTCGGGCTCAGCGAATCGACGGTCAGCCATCACCTCAGCCAACTCCGCAAGGCGGGCCTGGTCACCTCCGAGCGACGCGGCATGAGCGTCTTTCACACGGTGCGCCGCGAGGCGGTGGCCGCGCTATGCGTGGTGCTCGACCCCGACTGCTGCACCTGA
- a CDS encoding ArsI/CadI family heavy metal resistance metalloenzyme, whose product MSRIQLALNVDDLDEAVAFYATLFNTAPAKLKEGYANFAIADPPLKLVLFENPGQGGTINHLGVEVGSSDTVHSEIARFTAAGLFTDEEIGATCCFATQDKVWVTGPAGERWEVYTVLADSDTFGTSPQHPGDPDAGVCCGSVAADTDDDEVTAGAGCC is encoded by the coding sequence ATGTCCCGCATTCAGCTCGCCCTCAACGTCGACGACCTCGACGAGGCCGTCGCGTTCTACGCCACGCTCTTCAACACCGCACCCGCCAAGCTCAAGGAGGGCTACGCGAACTTCGCGATCGCCGATCCGCCACTGAAGCTCGTCCTGTTCGAGAACCCCGGCCAGGGCGGCACCATCAACCATCTCGGCGTCGAGGTCGGATCCAGCGACACCGTGCACTCCGAGATCGCCCGCTTCACCGCGGCCGGGTTGTTCACCGACGAGGAGATCGGCGCCACTTGTTGCTTCGCCACCCAGGACAAGGTCTGGGTCACCGGACCGGCCGGGGAGCGCTGGGAGGTCTACACCGTGCTCGCCGATTCGGACACCTTCGGCACCAGCCCGCAGCACCCCGGGGATCCCGACGCCGGCGTGTGTTGCGGCAGCGTGGCGGCGGACACCGACGATGACGAGGTCACCGCGGGTGCGGGCTGCTGTTAG
- the arsA gene encoding arsenical pump-driving ATPase, whose protein sequence is MKFLTDPPRFLFFTGKGGVGKTSIACAAAIRLAALGKRVLLVSTDPASNVGQVFGLTIGNTITDIAAVEGLSALEINPDQAAEDYRERIIGPVRGLLPEQELRAITEQLSGSCTTEIASFNEFTELLTDSDGPMRQFDHVLFDTAPTGHTIRLLQLPGSWTDFLDAGKGDASCLGPLSGLEKQRALYAGAVAALADPQRTRLVLVARAQRSTLAEITRTHHELAAIGLTHQYVVINGVLPAAAATDDPLAEAIYRREQRAIADLSDELRALPMDLVDLKATNIVGLEALASLFSREPGSPDPAEDVALDVADAPLSALVDELASGEHGLIMCMGKGGVGKTTIAAAIAVALANRGHLVHLTTTDPAGHLTDTLHGTLDNLHVSSIDPTEATRAYREHVLATKGAALDDRGRMMLEEDLQSPCTEEVAVFQAFSRAIGESRHKFVVVDTAPTGHTLLLLDATGSYHREVARQLGDRHFTTPLMRLQDPALTKVIIVTLAETTPVLEAAGLARELERADIHPWAWVINNSLAAARPTSPVLRRRAIAEVPEINTVRADQAGRVAVVPLLATEPVGIPALSALTASRVG, encoded by the coding sequence GTGAAGTTCCTGACGGACCCCCCGCGATTCCTGTTCTTCACCGGAAAGGGCGGTGTCGGCAAGACCTCGATCGCATGTGCCGCGGCGATCCGGCTGGCCGCCCTCGGCAAGCGGGTGCTGCTGGTCAGCACCGACCCGGCATCCAATGTCGGCCAGGTCTTCGGCCTCACGATCGGCAACACCATCACCGACATCGCTGCGGTGGAGGGGCTGTCGGCGTTGGAGATCAACCCCGACCAGGCCGCCGAGGACTACCGCGAACGCATCATCGGTCCGGTCCGCGGCCTGTTGCCCGAACAGGAACTGCGCGCGATCACCGAGCAACTCTCCGGGTCCTGCACCACCGAGATCGCCTCGTTCAACGAATTCACCGAATTGCTCACCGATTCGGACGGCCCGATGAGGCAGTTCGACCACGTACTGTTCGACACCGCGCCGACCGGGCACACCATCCGGCTGTTGCAACTCCCCGGCTCGTGGACCGACTTCCTCGACGCAGGCAAGGGCGACGCGTCGTGCCTGGGTCCGCTGTCCGGACTGGAGAAGCAGCGGGCACTGTACGCGGGCGCGGTGGCGGCCCTGGCCGATCCGCAGCGCACCCGCCTGGTCCTGGTGGCCCGCGCGCAGCGGTCCACCCTGGCCGAGATCACCCGCACCCACCATGAACTCGCCGCGATCGGCCTCACCCACCAGTACGTCGTGATCAACGGAGTCCTGCCGGCCGCCGCGGCCACCGATGATCCGCTCGCCGAGGCGATCTATCGCCGCGAACAGCGCGCCATCGCCGATCTGTCCGACGAACTGCGTGCGCTCCCGATGGATCTGGTGGATCTCAAGGCCACGAACATCGTCGGGCTCGAGGCGCTCGCGTCATTGTTCAGCCGCGAGCCGGGCTCCCCCGATCCCGCCGAGGACGTCGCCCTGGATGTGGCGGACGCCCCGCTGTCCGCTCTGGTCGACGAACTGGCCAGTGGCGAGCACGGTTTGATCATGTGCATGGGCAAGGGCGGGGTCGGCAAGACCACCATCGCCGCCGCTATCGCGGTCGCCCTGGCCAACCGCGGACATCTGGTGCATCTGACCACCACCGACCCCGCCGGTCACCTCACCGACACGCTGCACGGCACCCTGGACAACCTGCACGTGTCGAGTATCGACCCCACCGAGGCCACCCGCGCCTACCGCGAACATGTGCTAGCCACCAAGGGTGCAGCGCTCGACGACCGCGGCCGGATGATGCTCGAAGAGGATCTCCAGTCGCCCTGCACCGAAGAAGTCGCTGTGTTCCAAGCCTTCTCGCGTGCCATCGGCGAATCGCGACACAAGTTCGTCGTCGTCGACACCGCTCCCACCGGGCACACCTTGTTACTGCTGGATGCCACCGGCTCCTACCACCGTGAGGTCGCCCGGCAGTTGGGCGACCGGCATTTCACCACCCCGTTGATGCGGCTACAGGACCCCGCACTCACCAAGGTCATCATCGTCACGCTCGCCGAGACCACTCCGGTGCTCGAAGCGGCCGGGTTGGCTCGCGAGCTCGAGCGCGCCGACATCCACCCCTGGGCCTGGGTGATCAACAATTCGCTGGCCGCCGCGCGCCCGACCTCCCCGGTGCTTCGCCGACGCGCGATCGCCGAGGTTCCCGAGATCAACACGGTGAGAGCCGATCAGGCCGGTCGGGTGGCGGTGGTGCCGCTACTGGCGACCGAGCCTGTCGGCATCCCCGCCCTGTCGGCGCTCACCGCGTCCAGGGTCGGCTAA
- the arsD gene encoding arsenite efflux transporter metallochaperone ArsD encodes MSKIEVFEPALCCATGVCGEDVDQQLVVFSADLDFVAGRGGDVARYNLASEPGAFAGNETVRAFLHVAGSAGLPLVLVDGVTAMTGRYPDREQLSKWAGVDVAAPNLLGDSCCGSGASDASGCC; translated from the coding sequence ATGAGCAAGATCGAGGTGTTCGAGCCCGCATTGTGTTGCGCGACCGGGGTCTGCGGGGAGGACGTGGATCAGCAGCTGGTGGTGTTCTCCGCCGACTTGGATTTCGTCGCCGGCCGTGGCGGCGACGTCGCCCGCTACAACCTGGCCAGCGAGCCGGGCGCCTTCGCCGGGAACGAGACCGTGCGGGCGTTTCTGCACGTCGCGGGATCCGCCGGACTGCCGCTGGTCCTGGTCGACGGTGTGACCGCGATGACCGGCCGCTATCCCGATCGCGAGCAGCTCTCCAAATGGGCCGGAGTCGACGTGGCCGCACCGAACTTGCTCGGCGACAGCTGCTGCGGCAGCGGCGCTTCCGATGCTTCCGGTTGTTGTTGA
- a CDS encoding ArsR/SmtB family transcription factor, whose amino-acid sequence MSNSLQLLRTEDALGRAPLDERACLPLAQMFKALGDPVRLRLLSLIASSAGGEACVCDISATFDLSQPTISHHLKVLRSAGILGSERRGSWVYYRAVPEALQQLSNILQIESGPPTPSDACVEETAR is encoded by the coding sequence ATGTCGAATTCACTCCAGCTGCTGCGTACCGAGGACGCCCTCGGCCGAGCGCCTCTTGACGAGCGGGCATGCCTGCCGCTGGCGCAGATGTTCAAGGCGCTGGGCGATCCGGTCCGGCTGCGGCTGCTGAGCCTGATCGCCAGCAGCGCCGGCGGCGAGGCATGCGTCTGCGATATCTCGGCAACATTCGACCTGTCCCAACCGACCATCTCCCACCACCTGAAGGTGCTTCGCTCCGCCGGCATCCTGGGTAGCGAGCGACGCGGCTCGTGGGTGTACTACCGGGCCGTCCCCGAAGCACTACAACAGCTTTCGAACATCCTGCAGATCGAGAGCGGACCCCCCACACCATCCGATGCCTGTGTCGAGGAGACTGCACGATGA
- a CDS encoding arsenate reductase ArsC: MSDNLTESHPHLRHDLSIDQQLALRTSATRLQQDFGDHFGVETIELFLHTSYEQFAGRASVPNFLPLLAERFARQRLHALAKVEGKSNDGKPTVLFLCTHNAGRSQMALGFFTHLADDRAVAWSGGSEPGDEVNPAAVAAMAERGIDISREYPKPWTEEIVRAADVIVTMGCGDACPIFPGRRYEEWVLEDPHGQGVDAVRPIRDEIERRVRALLAELSVPVAP; this comes from the coding sequence ATGAGCGACAACCTCACCGAGAGCCATCCGCATCTGCGGCACGATCTGTCGATCGACCAGCAACTGGCGCTGCGGACCTCCGCGACCCGGCTGCAGCAAGACTTCGGCGACCACTTCGGCGTCGAGACCATCGAACTGTTCCTGCACACCTCGTACGAGCAGTTCGCGGGGCGCGCGAGCGTACCCAACTTCCTGCCGCTGCTCGCCGAGCGCTTCGCCCGCCAACGCCTGCACGCGCTGGCCAAGGTCGAAGGCAAGTCGAATGACGGCAAGCCGACCGTGTTGTTCCTGTGCACGCACAACGCGGGCCGCTCACAGATGGCGCTGGGATTCTTCACCCACCTGGCCGACGATCGCGCGGTGGCGTGGTCGGGTGGTTCCGAGCCCGGGGACGAGGTGAACCCGGCCGCTGTGGCCGCAATGGCCGAGCGAGGTATCGACATCTCCCGCGAGTACCCCAAGCCGTGGACGGAGGAAATCGTGCGGGCCGCCGATGTCATCGTGACCATGGGCTGCGGCGACGCCTGCCCGATCTTCCCGGGCCGCCGCTATGAAGAGTGGGTGCTCGAGGACCCGCACGGCCAGGGTGTCGACGCGGTCCGACCGATCCGCGACGAGATCGAGCGGCGGGTGCGGGCACTGCTCGCCGAACTCTCGGTGCCGGTTGCCCCTTAA
- a CDS encoding helix-turn-helix domain-containing protein, giving the protein MSIDRSSELARRVAVLAALADPVRLSIVDHLLGADAAPSELRAMLSIPSNLLAHHVNVLARAAVIERSRSEADGRRIYLKLNHGALESLISPADHKARRVVFVCTQNSARSQLAAAIWNRRSSVPATSAGTQPATEVHPGAVAAARRRNLPLRPTKPRHLVEVMDPTDLVIAVCDNAHEELPADLPRIHWSVCDPARTAEPDAFDEAMDDLTARIDRLTPSLQPL; this is encoded by the coding sequence ATGTCCATTGATCGATCTTCCGAATTGGCGCGCCGGGTCGCCGTGCTCGCCGCCCTCGCCGACCCGGTACGACTGTCGATCGTCGACCACCTGCTCGGCGCCGACGCCGCCCCGTCCGAGCTGCGCGCAATGCTGTCCATCCCGTCGAATCTGTTGGCGCACCACGTCAACGTCCTTGCGCGCGCCGCGGTGATCGAGCGCTCACGCTCGGAGGCCGACGGCCGACGGATCTACCTGAAGCTCAACCATGGGGCGCTGGAGTCCCTGATCTCGCCCGCCGACCACAAAGCGCGGCGGGTGGTGTTCGTCTGCACCCAGAATTCGGCTCGCAGCCAACTCGCGGCGGCCATCTGGAACCGGCGCAGTTCGGTCCCCGCCACATCCGCAGGGACCCAACCGGCCACCGAGGTGCACCCGGGCGCCGTCGCCGCGGCGCGCCGGCGCAACCTGCCGCTACGCCCGACCAAACCCCGGCATCTCGTCGAGGTCATGGACCCGACGGATCTGGTCATCGCGGTCTGCGACAACGCCCACGAGGAACTGCCGGCCGACCTCCCACGTATCCATTGGTCGGTCTGCGACCCGGCCCGAACCGCCGAACCCGATGCGTTCGATGAAGCAATGGACGACCTGACCGCACGCATCGACCGCCTCACCCCCAGCCTTCAACCCCTTTGA
- the pstS gene encoding phosphate ABC transporter substrate-binding protein PstS produces the protein MLAAGTLLLSACGSDNNTGSTATSGSASGTSSAAADCGGKNSITAEGSTAQQNAIALFNQVWGQKCQGKNLSYNPTGSGAGREQFVAKNVDFAGSDSAIKEEQAQQAAERCGGNPAWNLPLVFGPIAMAYNVEGVEGLVLNGDTLAKIFQGQLTKWNDPAIAALNEGKTLPDTAITPIFRSDSSGTTDNFQKYLEAASGGSWTKGDGSEFQGGAGEGAQKSAGVAQAVQATPGAIGYVEKGFADQAGIPYAQIDTGAGAVELTDESAGKAIDAAKFAAEGNDLTLDLDSLYGTKEPGAYPLVLATYEVVCSDGYDAETAAAVKSFLTVAANDGQAGLSSAGYVPLPEKFKERLLTSIEAIGPAS, from the coding sequence ATGCTTGCCGCCGGTACCCTGCTGCTGTCCGCATGTGGAAGCGACAACAACACCGGCAGCACCGCCACCAGCGGTTCGGCCTCCGGTACGTCGTCGGCGGCCGCGGACTGTGGCGGTAAGAACTCCATCACCGCCGAGGGTTCGACCGCGCAGCAGAACGCCATCGCGCTGTTCAACCAGGTGTGGGGTCAGAAGTGCCAGGGCAAGAACCTGTCCTACAACCCGACCGGGTCGGGCGCGGGCCGCGAGCAGTTCGTCGCCAAGAACGTCGACTTCGCCGGATCGGACTCCGCGATCAAGGAAGAGCAGGCCCAGCAGGCCGCCGAGCGTTGCGGTGGCAACCCGGCGTGGAACCTGCCGCTGGTCTTCGGTCCCATCGCCATGGCCTACAACGTCGAGGGCGTCGAGGGACTGGTGCTCAACGGTGACACGCTGGCCAAGATCTTCCAGGGCCAGCTGACCAAGTGGAACGATCCGGCCATCGCCGCGCTCAACGAGGGCAAGACCCTGCCCGACACCGCCATCACCCCGATCTTCCGCTCCGACTCCTCGGGCACCACCGACAACTTCCAGAAGTACCTGGAGGCCGCCTCGGGGGGTTCATGGACCAAGGGTGACGGCAGCGAGTTCCAGGGCGGCGCCGGCGAGGGCGCGCAGAAGTCCGCCGGTGTGGCGCAGGCCGTGCAGGCCACCCCCGGCGCCATCGGCTACGTGGAGAAGGGCTTCGCCGATCAGGCCGGCATTCCCTACGCCCAGATCGACACCGGTGCCGGCGCGGTCGAGCTGACCGACGAGTCGGCCGGCAAGGCGATCGACGCGGCCAAGTTCGCGGCCGAGGGCAACGACCTGACGCTCGATCTGGACTCGCTGTACGGAACCAAGGAACCCGGCGCCTACCCGCTGGTGCTGGCCACCTACGAGGTCGTCTGCTCCGATGGCTATGACGCCGAGACCGCCGCGGCCGTGAAGTCCTTCCTGACAGTGGCCGCCAACGACGGCCAGGCCGGACTCTCCTCGGCCGGTTACGTGCCGTTGCCGGAGAAGTTCAAGGAGCGTCTGCTGACCTCCATCGAGGCCATCGGTCCGGCTTCCTAG
- the pstC gene encoding phosphate ABC transporter permease subunit PstC codes for MTYQGIEKGSDGTSVTIPNPADSGSGAAMAAPFPEPTPTATNPSKNSTVRIGDRIFGGLAKGSGILVIAIIAAIGIFLLWRAIPALSRNEENFFLFGGNWITTDTSAMHFGILDLLQVTVFVSVFALILAMPVALGIAIYLTNYAHKRVKGPLAYMVDLLAAVPSIIYGVWGLYVLAPAIKPVAVWLNENLSWLFLFSTGNASVAGGGTIFTAGIVLAVMILPIITAVTREVFVQTPRGQIEAALALGATRWEVVRTTVLPFGMSGYISGAMLGLGRALGETIALLIILRGTQTAFGWSLFDGGFTFASKIASAASEFNDQYKAGAYIAAGLVLFILTFVVNSLARAAVSGKDRSAS; via the coding sequence ATGACATATCAAGGTATCGAGAAGGGCTCAGACGGTACTTCCGTGACTATTCCGAATCCAGCAGACTCGGGGTCGGGTGCGGCGATGGCCGCACCCTTCCCCGAGCCCACGCCGACTGCAACGAATCCGTCGAAGAACTCCACGGTGCGCATCGGCGACCGGATCTTCGGTGGGCTCGCCAAGGGGTCGGGCATCCTCGTCATCGCGATCATCGCCGCGATCGGGATCTTCCTGCTGTGGCGGGCGATCCCGGCGCTCAGCCGCAACGAGGAGAACTTCTTCCTCTTCGGCGGTAACTGGATCACCACCGACACGTCCGCGATGCACTTCGGCATCCTGGACCTGCTGCAGGTCACGGTGTTCGTTTCGGTGTTCGCCCTCATCTTGGCGATGCCGGTGGCCCTGGGCATCGCGATCTACCTGACCAATTACGCGCACAAGCGGGTCAAGGGGCCGTTGGCCTACATGGTCGACCTGCTGGCCGCGGTGCCCTCGATCATCTACGGCGTCTGGGGACTCTATGTCCTCGCGCCGGCGATCAAGCCAGTTGCGGTGTGGCTCAACGAGAATCTGAGCTGGCTGTTCCTGTTCTCCACCGGCAACGCATCGGTGGCCGGCGGCGGCACCATCTTCACCGCCGGAATCGTGCTGGCGGTGATGATCCTGCCGATCATCACCGCCGTCACCCGCGAGGTGTTCGTCCAGACCCCGCGCGGGCAGATCGAGGCGGCACTGGCACTGGGCGCCACCCGCTGGGAGGTCGTGCGTACCACGGTGCTGCCGTTCGGCATGTCGGGCTACATCTCCGGCGCCATGCTGGGCCTGGGCCGCGCGCTCGGTGAGACCATCGCGCTGCTGATCATCCTGCGCGGCACCCAGACCGCGTTCGGCTGGTCCCTGTTCGACGGCGGGTTCACCTTCGCCAGCAAGATCGCCTCGGCGGCTTCGGAATTCAACGACCAGTACAAGGCCGGCGCCTACATCGCCGCGGGTCTGGTGCTGTTCATCCTCACATTCGTGGTGAACTCGCTGGCCCGTGCCGCGGTTTCCGGAAAGGACCGGTCCGCATCATGA
- the pstA gene encoding phosphate ABC transporter permease PstA: MTATLDQPLKAPTFQGVSGRRKFTDNLATVLVTASVVIAIVPLVWVLYTVVAKGIGVVLDSTWWMNSQAGMTAFQAGGGAYHAIVGSLLQALICAVISIPIGIFVAIYLVEYGGGTRLGKVTTFMVDILTGVPSIVAALFIYALWVATLGFERSGFAVSLALVLLMIPVIVRATEEMLRIVPMDLREASYALGVPKWKTISAIVVPTALSGIVTGILLSLARVMGETAPLLILVGYAQAMNFDMFSGFMGSLPGMMFDQTSAGAGANPVPTDRLWGAALTLVVLIALLNVGARFIAKFFAPKKV; the protein is encoded by the coding sequence ATGACCGCAACACTGGATCAGCCGCTCAAAGCTCCCACCTTCCAGGGTGTCAGTGGGCGGCGGAAGTTCACCGACAACCTGGCGACGGTCCTGGTGACCGCGTCGGTGGTGATCGCGATCGTGCCGCTGGTGTGGGTGCTCTACACCGTGGTCGCCAAGGGTATCGGCGTCGTGCTCGACAGCACCTGGTGGATGAACTCGCAGGCGGGCATGACGGCCTTCCAGGCGGGCGGCGGCGCCTACCACGCGATCGTCGGCTCGTTGCTGCAAGCCCTGATCTGTGCCGTCATCTCGATCCCGATCGGCATTTTCGTCGCCATCTACCTGGTGGAGTACGGGGGCGGGACCCGACTGGGCAAGGTGACCACCTTCATGGTCGACATCCTCACCGGCGTGCCCTCGATCGTGGCCGCCCTGTTCATCTACGCATTGTGGGTGGCGACCCTCGGCTTCGAGCGCTCCGGTTTCGCGGTGTCACTGGCTCTGGTGTTGTTGATGATCCCGGTCATCGTGCGCGCCACCGAGGAGATGCTGCGCATCGTCCCGATGGACCTGCGCGAGGCGAGTTATGCGCTCGGCGTGCCGAAGTGGAAGACCATCTCGGCCATCGTGGTGCCCACCGCGCTGTCGGGCATCGTCACCGGCATCCTGCTGTCGCTGGCCCGGGTCATGGGGGAGACGGCACCGCTGCTGATCCTGGTGGGCTACGCCCAGGCCATGAACTTCGACATGTTCAGCGGTTTCATGGGCTCGTTGCCCGGCATGATGTTCGACCAGACATCGGCCGGCGCCGGCGCCAATCCCGTTCCGACCGACCGCCTGTGGGGCGCTGCGCTCACCCTCGTGGTCCTCATCGCGCTGCTCAACGTCGGTGCGCGGTTCATCGCCAAGTTCTTTGCCCCGAAAAAGGTTTAG
- the pstB gene encoding phosphate ABC transporter ATP-binding protein PstB has protein sequence MAKRLDLKDVNIYYGAFHAVQNVSLSVEPRSVTAFIGPSGCGKSTVLRTLNRMHEVIPGAYVKGSVLLDGEDIYGAGVDPVGVRKTIGMVFQRPNPFPTMSIRDNVVAGLKLQGVRNKKTLDEVAERSLKGANLWNEVKDRLDKPGGGLSGGQQQRLCIARAIAVQPDVLLMDEPCSALDPISTLAIEDLISELKQDFTIVIVTHNMQQAARVSDQTAFFNLEATGKPGQLIEIDDTEKIFSNPTQKATEDYISGRFG, from the coding sequence ATGGCCAAGCGGCTGGATCTCAAAGACGTCAACATCTACTACGGTGCGTTCCACGCCGTGCAGAACGTGTCACTGTCGGTGGAACCGCGCAGCGTGACCGCGTTCATCGGCCCCTCGGGCTGCGGTAAGTCCACCGTGTTGCGGACCCTGAACCGTATGCACGAGGTGATCCCCGGTGCCTACGTCAAGGGCTCGGTGCTGCTCGACGGTGAGGACATCTACGGCGCCGGCGTCGATCCGGTGGGTGTCCGCAAGACCATCGGCATGGTGTTCCAGCGCCCGAACCCGTTCCCCACCATGTCGATCCGCGACAACGTGGTGGCCGGGCTGAAGCTGCAGGGCGTCCGCAACAAGAAGACCCTCGATGAGGTCGCCGAGCGTTCACTCAAGGGTGCCAACCTGTGGAACGAGGTGAAAGACCGCCTCGACAAGCCCGGTGGCGGTCTGTCCGGCGGCCAGCAGCAGCGTCTGTGCATCGCCCGCGCCATCGCCGTGCAGCCCGACGTGTTGCTGATGGATGAGCCGTGTTCGGCACTGGACCCGATTTCCACCCTGGCGATCGAGGATCTCATCTCGGAGCTGAAGCAGGACTTCACCATCGTCATCGTCACGCACAACATGCAGCAGGCGGCCCGGGTCAGCGATCAGACGGCGTTCTTCAATCTCGAGGCCACCGGCAAACCCGGCCAGCTGATCGAGATCGACGACACCGAGAAGATCTTCTCCAACCCGACCCAGAAGGCCACCGAGGATTACATCTCCGGCCGATTCGGCTGA